The Pogona vitticeps strain Pit_001003342236 chromosome 3, PviZW2.1, whole genome shotgun sequence genome includes a window with the following:
- the PRDX4 gene encoding peroxiredoxin-4: MEAEELPRAAPHEECQAAGRRRRRLAPVTKPLTVSLLVLLLLAATMTEEAGTAEAAQGAGDEKCHYYAGGEVYPGEASRVPVRDHSLHLSKTKISKPAPDWEGTAVINGEFKELKLTDYDGKYVVFFFYPLDFTFVCPTEIIAFSDRIEEFKAIGAEVVACSVDSQFTHLAWINTPRKQGGLGPVKIPLLSDLTHQISKDYGVYLEDQGHALRGLFIIDDKKILRQITMNDLPVGRSVDETLRLVQAFQYTDKHGEVCPAGWKPGSETIIPDPAGKLKYFGKVN, from the exons ATGGAGGCAGAGGAGCTGCCGCGCGCCGCGCCGCACGAAGAATGCCAGGCagcggggaggcggcggcggcggttggCGCCCGTCACCAAACCGTTGACCGTCTCCCTTCTGGTGCTGCTCCTGCTGGCGGCGACCATGACGGAGGAGGCCGGGACCGCCGAGGCGGCCCAGGGCGCGGGCGACGAGAAGTGCCATTACTACGCGGGGGGCGAAGTGTATCCGGGCGAGGCATCGAGGGTGCCCGTCAGAGACCACTCGTTGCACCTCAGCAAGACCAAGA TTTCTAAACCAGCTCCTGATTGGGAAGGAACAGCGGTCATCAATGGAGAGTTTAAAGAGCTGAAACTAACAGATTATGATGGGAAAtatgttgttttcttcttttatccTCTTGACTT caCATTTGTGTGTCCAACAGAGATAATTGCCTTTAGTGACAGAATTGAAGAATTCAAAGCAATTGGTGCTGAAGTAGTAGCTTGTTCTGTAGATTCACAGTTCACTCATTTAGCATG GATTAATACACCACGAAAACAAGGAGGACTTGGACCAGTGAAGATACCACTACTTTCAGATTTGACACATCAGATTTCAAAGGATTATGGAGTTTATCTAGAGGACCAAGGACATGCTCTTAG AGGCCTCTTCATTATTGATGACAAGAAAATTCTGAGACAGATAACAATGAATGATCTTCCTGTCGGTAGATCTGTAGATGAAACTCTTCGTCTAGTACAAGCATTCCAGTATACTGACAAACATGGAGAAG TTTGCCCAGCTGGCTGGAAACCAGGCAGTGAAACA ATCATTCCAGATCCTGCAGGAAAATTGAAGTATTTTGGTAAAGTGAACTGA